Proteins encoded within one genomic window of Brachybacterium muris:
- a CDS encoding ParA family protein, with amino-acid sequence MEDTPLMRELARDHARRRELEGLEFGVPENTRVITIANQKGGVGKTSTTVNLAAALSMGGLNVLVVDADPQGNASTALGIDHHADVPSMYEVLVESTPMHEVIQQVPEMDRLLCAPATINLSGAEIELVSMVARENRLRGAIRDLLAHREKEGQPRLDYVLIDCPPSLGLLTVNALVAAREVLIPIQAEYYALEGLTLLLNNIELLRQHLNPDLVVSSILLTMYDARTRLAAQVAQDVREHFPDQTFTTAIPRSVRISEAPSYGQTVLTYDPASSGALAYRAAAHELTTRPAP; translated from the coding sequence ATGGAAGACACCCCGCTGATGCGCGAACTGGCCCGTGACCACGCCCGTCGTCGCGAGCTGGAGGGCCTGGAGTTCGGCGTCCCCGAGAACACCCGGGTGATCACCATCGCCAACCAGAAGGGTGGGGTGGGAAAGACCTCCACCACCGTGAACCTGGCGGCTGCGCTGTCCATGGGCGGGCTGAACGTGCTGGTGGTGGACGCGGACCCGCAGGGCAACGCCTCCACCGCGCTGGGGATCGACCACCACGCCGACGTGCCCAGCATGTACGAGGTGCTGGTGGAGTCCACCCCCATGCACGAGGTGATCCAGCAGGTCCCCGAGATGGACCGCCTGCTGTGCGCCCCCGCCACCATCAATCTCTCCGGCGCCGAGATCGAGCTGGTCTCGATGGTGGCCCGGGAGAACCGGCTGCGCGGCGCGATCCGTGACCTGCTCGCCCACCGCGAGAAGGAGGGGCAGCCGCGCCTGGACTACGTGCTGATCGACTGCCCGCCGTCACTGGGCCTGCTCACCGTGAACGCGCTGGTCGCCGCCCGTGAGGTGCTGATCCCCATCCAGGCCGAGTACTACGCCCTCGAGGGCCTCACACTGCTGCTGAACAACATCGAGCTGCTGCGCCAGCACCTGAACCCGGACCTGGTGGTCTCCTCGATCCTGCTGACGATGTACGACGCCCGCACCCGGCTGGCCGCACAGGTGGCGCAGGATGTGCGCGAGCACTTCCCGGACCAGACCTTCACCACCGCGATCCCGCGCTCGGTGCGGATCTCGGAGGCCCCCAGCTACGGGCAGACGGTGCTCACCTACGACCCGGCCTCCAGCGGTGCCCTCGCGTACCGGGCAGCGGCCCACGAGCTCACCACCCGCCCGGCACCTTGA
- the rpmH gene encoding 50S ribosomal protein L34, whose translation MSKRTFQPNNRRRAKKHGFRARMRTRAGRAIINARRARGRSELSA comes from the coding sequence ATGAGCAAGCGCACCTTCCAGCCGAACAATCGTCGTCGCGCCAAGAAGCACGGCTTCCGCGCCCGCATGCGCACCCGCGCCGGCCGCGCCATCATCAACGCACGTCGCGCCCGGGGCCGCAGCGAACTGTCGGCCTGA
- a CDS encoding ParB/RepB/Spo0J family partition protein, whose product MTQKRGLGRGLGALIPGAGTAPATGQDLRTRSHPRTSPEAGEKGASSRPVDMFFSGDPVQADEQRPQRDRASKQDIAGEMARAAAERRGRAGVGTGRASTAKAPTAAKATAAKATAAKAATGKGGAAEDAQDAPDAPTSTTPAKKAPAKRTPAKKAPAKSAPTKSAPAKSNPTKSTPAEKAVARKPSVTEAPVENVPAADVPVAESPAEAPTESTGPVAENSPVVDVEKVTSTPVSGTAEADTPEGTASEATAAEPSTPATSTTETSTPEPTPQAAPSDHDELSKPEEDPRAAVQDGALLPVPGAEFAEVPIHEIRENPRNPRTMFDEDELDELAESLQQVGVLQPVVVRPISVTEDGESFELVMGERRWRAARRAGLDRIPAIIRETSDDDLLRDALLENLHRSQLNPLEEAAAYQQLLEDFGCTQDELAERIGRSRPQITNTLRLMRLPALVQRRLASGAISAGHARALLSLDDPALMEELAQRIVQEGLSVRAVERLVARGVQPAAATRTPRRSTYDPHVVDLTSRLSNRLEAPVRIDVGKRKGKITLEFSNLEDLERLVERIGLDLPEGTADHS is encoded by the coding sequence ATGACGCAGAAGCGAGGACTCGGTCGAGGACTCGGTGCGCTGATCCCCGGTGCCGGCACTGCCCCGGCCACCGGCCAGGACCTGCGCACCCGATCGCATCCTCGCACCTCCCCGGAGGCCGGGGAGAAGGGCGCCTCGAGCCGTCCGGTGGACATGTTCTTCTCCGGCGATCCGGTGCAGGCCGATGAGCAGCGCCCGCAGCGGGACCGTGCCTCGAAGCAGGACATCGCCGGTGAGATGGCCCGTGCTGCTGCCGAACGGCGTGGTCGTGCAGGGGTGGGCACGGGGCGCGCCAGCACGGCGAAGGCCCCGACGGCTGCGAAGGCCACTGCCGCGAAGGCCACCGCTGCGAAGGCTGCGACGGGGAAGGGCGGCGCCGCGGAGGACGCCCAGGACGCTCCGGACGCCCCGACGTCGACCACTCCCGCGAAGAAGGCACCCGCCAAGCGGACGCCTGCCAAGAAGGCTCCCGCGAAGAGCGCCCCCACCAAGAGCGCTCCGGCCAAGAGCAACCCCACGAAGAGCACCCCGGCCGAGAAGGCTGTGGCGAGGAAGCCTTCCGTGACGGAGGCCCCGGTGGAGAATGTCCCGGCGGCGGATGTCCCGGTGGCGGAGTCTCCTGCGGAGGCACCGACCGAGTCCACTGGCCCGGTCGCCGAGAACAGTCCCGTCGTGGACGTCGAGAAGGTCACCAGCACCCCCGTCTCCGGCACGGCCGAAGCAGATACCCCTGAAGGCACCGCTTCCGAGGCAACGGCCGCCGAGCCCAGCACGCCTGCCACGTCCACAACGGAGACTTCCACGCCGGAGCCGACCCCGCAGGCCGCGCCTTCCGATCACGACGAGCTCAGCAAGCCCGAGGAGGACCCCAGGGCCGCTGTCCAGGACGGAGCCCTGCTGCCCGTCCCCGGCGCGGAGTTCGCCGAGGTCCCGATCCATGAGATCCGCGAGAACCCGCGCAACCCGCGCACCATGTTCGACGAGGATGAGCTGGACGAGCTCGCCGAGTCCCTGCAGCAGGTGGGTGTGCTGCAGCCTGTGGTGGTGCGGCCGATCTCGGTCACCGAGGATGGCGAGTCCTTCGAACTGGTGATGGGTGAGCGCCGCTGGCGTGCGGCCCGCCGCGCCGGCCTGGATCGCATCCCAGCGATAATCCGTGAGACCAGCGATGACGACCTGCTGCGCGATGCCCTGCTGGAGAACCTGCACCGTTCGCAGCTGAACCCGCTGGAGGAGGCCGCTGCCTATCAGCAGCTGCTGGAGGACTTCGGGTGCACGCAGGACGAGCTGGCCGAACGCATCGGGCGCTCGCGCCCGCAGATCACGAACACCCTGCGCCTGATGCGCCTTCCCGCCCTGGTGCAGCGGCGCCTGGCCAGTGGGGCGATCAGTGCGGGCCACGCCCGTGCTCTTCTCTCGCTGGATGATCCGGCGCTGATGGAGGAGCTCGCGCAGCGGATCGTCCAGGAGGGCCTGTCCGTTCGGGCGGTGGAGAGACTCGTTGCTCGGGGAGTGCAGCCCGCTGCCGCTACCCGCACCCCGCGCCGCAGCACGTACGACCCCCACGTGGTGGATCTGACCAGTCGGCTCTCGAACCGCCTGGAGGCCCCGGTACGCATCGACGTGGGCAAGCGCAAGGGCAAGATCACCCTGGAGTTCTCCAACCTTGAGGATCTGGAGCGACTTGTGGAACGCATCGGACTGGATCTGCCCGAAGGAACCGCTGACCATAGCTGA
- a CDS encoding ATP-binding protein: MSVIDNDTKRKLREMGATALLDAIDAQDEAHVLGMSFQERLQLIVDEAHSIFNHGKVEGLIRRAGLRYPGADLRRLDLVEERGLNRNVIAQLATCSFIQRQQNVVFQGFTGSGKSYLGCALAKQACQHRLRAHYIRMPDLEEAWALAKDKPQGQTKFLRKYSTFSLLVIDEWLLDHPDEGMRSMLLELLERRYDTGSTVFCTQYPKKDWHARLGGAVHADAIMDRIVHNTIWIDTGDRNMREHTALPQ; this comes from the coding sequence GTGAGCGTGATCGATAACGACACGAAGCGGAAGCTGCGCGAGATGGGCGCGACCGCGCTGCTGGACGCGATCGATGCCCAGGATGAGGCTCACGTGCTGGGGATGTCGTTCCAGGAACGGCTCCAGCTGATCGTGGACGAGGCGCATTCCATCTTCAATCATGGAAAGGTCGAGGGTCTGATCCGCCGGGCGGGGCTGCGTTATCCCGGAGCGGACCTGCGGCGGCTGGATCTGGTCGAGGAACGGGGACTGAACCGGAACGTGATCGCGCAACTGGCAACCTGCTCCTTCATCCAGCGGCAACAGAACGTGGTCTTCCAGGGCTTCACCGGCTCAGGGAAGTCCTACCTCGGCTGCGCGCTGGCGAAGCAGGCCTGCCAGCACCGGCTCCGAGCCCACTACATCCGAATGCCCGACCTCGAAGAGGCCTGGGCCCTGGCAAAGGACAAGCCGCAGGGCCAGACGAAGTTCCTGCGGAAGTACTCCACGTTCTCGCTGCTGGTGATCGACGAGTGGCTGCTGGACCATCCTGACGAGGGAATGCGTTCGATGCTGCTGGAACTGCTCGAGCGCCGCTATGACACCGGCTCGACCGTGTTCTGCACCCAGTACCCGAAGAAGGACTGGCACGCCCGGCTCGGTGGAGCAGTCCACGCCGATGCGATCATGGACCGCATCGTGCACAACACAATCTGGATCGACACCGGCGACAGGAACATGCGAGAACACACCGCACTGCCCCAGTGA
- the yidC gene encoding membrane protein insertase YidC, with amino-acid sequence MNPLYPIEWAVAWIMVQFHALLSVFMDPDSGWTWALSVVGLTVVIRTLIIPLFVRQIKASRAMQMVSPELQAVQKKYKGKTDQESRQAMAQETMAIYKEAGASPFSSCLPILLQMPIFFALFRVLYTKLPQAAGGEGFGPLTPELAHSAYTGTFFGNVTIADSFLNSGDGGITTKIISGIIIALMCAVTFITQKELTMRNMPKAALEGPMASTQKMMLYMLPFIYVITGPGMPIGVLIYWLTTNVWTFVQQYIVIRATPTPGSDADKQRQARINAKREKKGLEPLDFTPKKKVVEEPEEAPTIRVQPKKNKKLSDQEKLERAREARARAQAERKAAQEAAGAQEKPKPSSSPLNKGSKGSKGSKGSKRHK; translated from the coding sequence ATGAACCCTCTGTATCCCATCGAATGGGCCGTGGCATGGATCATGGTGCAGTTCCATGCACTGCTGTCCGTGTTCATGGACCCCGACTCCGGCTGGACCTGGGCGCTGTCGGTCGTCGGCCTCACCGTCGTGATCAGGACCCTGATCATCCCGCTGTTCGTGCGGCAGATCAAAGCCTCCCGGGCCATGCAGATGGTCAGCCCCGAGCTGCAGGCCGTGCAGAAGAAGTACAAGGGCAAGACGGACCAGGAATCCCGCCAGGCGATGGCGCAGGAGACCATGGCCATCTACAAGGAGGCCGGCGCCAGCCCGTTCTCCTCGTGCCTGCCGATCCTGCTGCAGATGCCGATCTTCTTCGCCCTGTTCCGGGTGCTGTACACCAAGCTGCCGCAGGCCGCCGGCGGTGAGGGCTTCGGCCCGCTCACCCCGGAGCTGGCGCACAGCGCCTACACCGGCACCTTCTTCGGCAACGTCACCATCGCCGACAGCTTCCTGAACTCCGGCGACGGCGGCATCACCACCAAGATCATCTCCGGCATCATCATCGCCCTCATGTGCGCGGTCACCTTCATCACCCAGAAGGAGCTGACCATGCGCAACATGCCCAAGGCAGCCCTCGAGGGGCCGATGGCCAGCACCCAGAAGATGATGCTGTACATGCTCCCGTTCATCTACGTGATCACGGGACCGGGCATGCCGATCGGTGTGCTGATCTACTGGCTCACCACCAACGTGTGGACCTTCGTCCAGCAGTACATCGTCATCCGCGCCACCCCCACTCCGGGCTCCGACGCCGACAAGCAGCGCCAGGCCCGCATCAACGCCAAGCGGGAGAAGAAGGGCCTGGAGCCGCTGGACTTCACGCCGAAGAAGAAGGTGGTGGAGGAGCCCGAGGAGGCGCCCACCATCCGGGTGCAGCCCAAGAAGAACAAGAAGCTCAGCGACCAGGAGAAGCTCGAGCGCGCCCGCGAGGCCCGCGCCAGGGCCCAGGCCGAGCGGAAGGCCGCCCAGGAGGCCGCCGGCGCGCAGGAGAAGCCCAAGCCCTCCTCCTCGCCGTTGAACAAGGGTTCCAAGGGGTCGAAAGGCTCGAAGGGCTCCAAGCGTCACAAGTGA
- the dnaA gene encoding chromosomal replication initiator protein DnaA — protein sequence MIMNDSTIDVEAIWERTLQILRRDETVSPRVMALLTLSRLMAVVADTALLAAPSTSAKELFEHRIVDSLKQALSEASGREMRFAVTVDESLLLEGDDDEMPSSAMTSRSSAPGAQSVDNSVDSSTGSVHNSGSDGGFTRADGTSSTTDAEQDRSGIGPSAGSSFGAPSPAGPGASPTEPARPAGGARPAGSSSAAEPTPGPGRSLWSPATAGSPSPAPSQVSSQQAPPAETTLVGDSRLNGKYTFDTFVIGSSNRFAQAACSAVAETPAKAYNPLFIYGGSGLGKTHLLHAIGHYAQSLYPEVVVRYVNSEEFTNDFINSVQSGQFGKAQEFQRRYRDIDILLIDDIQFLQRAPETMEAFFHTFNTLYNSDKQIVITSDLPPKELGGFEDRMRSRFEMGLMTDVQPPDLETRIAILRKKVAQENTGEVPHDVLEYIASHIATNIRELEGALIRVQALHSLSRQPMDVTLAQSVLKDLLSHDDGTQITASTIIAQTATYFGLSVEEIIGSGRSRRLVSARQIAMYLCRELTDMPLIRIGEEFGGRDHTTVMHANKKISELMKERRAIFNQVTELTARIKSSNSTSRH from the coding sequence ATGATCATGAACGACTCCACCATCGACGTCGAGGCGATCTGGGAGCGCACCCTCCAGATCCTGCGCCGTGACGAGACGGTGTCGCCCCGGGTGATGGCCCTGCTCACCCTGTCCCGGCTGATGGCCGTGGTGGCCGACACCGCCCTGCTCGCCGCCCCCTCCACCTCGGCGAAGGAGCTGTTCGAGCACCGGATCGTGGATTCGCTCAAGCAGGCACTGAGCGAGGCCTCCGGTCGCGAGATGCGCTTCGCGGTCACGGTGGACGAGTCCCTGCTGCTCGAGGGCGACGACGATGAGATGCCCAGCAGCGCTATGACCTCCCGTTCCTCCGCCCCCGGTGCACAATCTGTGGACAACTCTGTGGACAGCAGCACGGGGTCTGTCCACAACAGTGGGTCCGACGGTGGATTCACCCGTGCCGACGGCACCTCGTCCACCACCGATGCTGAGCAGGACCGCAGCGGGATCGGTCCCTCGGCCGGCTCGTCCTTCGGCGCTCCCTCACCTGCCGGACCGGGCGCATCGCCCACCGAACCCGCTCGTCCGGCCGGCGGCGCTAGACCCGCAGGCAGCTCGTCGGCCGCCGAGCCCACCCCCGGCCCCGGCCGCTCCCTGTGGTCCCCGGCCACCGCCGGCTCCCCCTCCCCGGCGCCCTCGCAGGTGTCCTCGCAACAGGCCCCGCCGGCGGAGACCACCCTGGTGGGCGATTCCCGCCTGAACGGCAAGTACACCTTCGACACCTTCGTGATCGGCTCCTCCAACCGCTTCGCGCAGGCGGCGTGCTCGGCCGTGGCCGAGACCCCCGCCAAGGCCTACAACCCACTGTTCATCTACGGCGGCTCGGGCCTGGGCAAGACCCACTTGCTCCACGCCATCGGTCACTACGCGCAGAGCCTGTACCCCGAGGTCGTGGTGAGGTACGTGAACTCCGAGGAGTTCACCAACGACTTCATCAACTCCGTGCAGTCCGGCCAGTTCGGCAAGGCCCAGGAGTTCCAGCGCCGCTACCGCGACATCGACATCCTGCTGATCGACGACATTCAGTTCCTGCAGCGCGCCCCCGAGACCATGGAGGCGTTCTTCCACACCTTCAACACCCTCTACAACTCGGACAAGCAGATCGTCATCACCTCGGACCTGCCGCCCAAGGAGCTGGGCGGCTTCGAGGACCGCATGCGATCCCGCTTCGAGATGGGGCTGATGACGGACGTGCAGCCCCCGGACCTCGAGACCCGCATCGCGATCCTGCGCAAGAAGGTCGCCCAGGAGAACACCGGTGAGGTCCCGCACGACGTGCTGGAGTACATCGCCAGCCACATCGCCACCAACATCCGCGAGCTCGAGGGCGCCCTGATCCGCGTCCAGGCGCTGCACTCCCTGTCCCGGCAGCCGATGGACGTCACCCTCGCCCAGAGCGTGCTGAAGGACCTGCTCAGCCACGACGACGGCACCCAGATCACGGCCTCCACGATCATCGCCCAGACCGCCACCTACTTCGGGCTGTCGGTCGAGGAGATCATCGGCAGCGGGCGCTCGCGCCGGCTGGTCTCGGCCCGTCAGATCGCGATGTACCTGTGCCGTGAGCTGACCGACATGCCGCTGATCCGCATCGGCGAGGAGTTCGGCGGCCGCGACCACACCACCGTGATGCATGCGAACAAGAAGATCAGTGAGCTGATGAAGGAACGGCGGGCGATCTTCAATCAGGTCACCGAACTCACCGCACGTATCAAGAGCTCGAACTCCACCTCCCGGCACTGA
- a CDS encoding protein jag gives MNDTTEPQQPTGTTDASTPDATGMDAEIITLDEQPEAVKPDAVKSEDAKAEPTTGEAEGSADPRAASDEDREDDDAPVAGPAGESRQDRLKRLEEEGDIAADYLEELLDIADLDGDIDIDVDGDRASVEVRGATQLKKMNEPRGELLDALQELTRLAVQTRTGDRSRLMLDICGFRAQHKESLEDLAADAVAQAKSGGAPVPLRPMNPFERKVVHDVAKREGLRSESDGDGKDRHVVIYPAS, from the coding sequence ATGAACGACACCACCGAACCCCAGCAGCCCACGGGCACCACCGATGCGTCCACCCCCGACGCCACCGGGATGGACGCCGAGATCATCACGCTCGACGAGCAGCCGGAGGCCGTCAAGCCCGACGCCGTGAAGAGTGAGGATGCGAAGGCTGAGCCCACGACGGGTGAGGCCGAGGGCTCCGCCGATCCTCGCGCCGCGTCCGACGAGGACCGTGAGGACGACGACGCCCCCGTCGCCGGCCCCGCCGGTGAGAGCCGCCAGGACCGCCTGAAGCGCCTGGAGGAGGAGGGCGACATCGCCGCCGACTACCTCGAGGAGCTGCTGGACATCGCCGACCTCGACGGCGACATCGACATCGACGTGGACGGCGATCGCGCCTCCGTGGAGGTGCGCGGCGCCACCCAGCTGAAGAAGATGAACGAGCCCCGCGGTGAGCTGCTGGACGCTCTGCAGGAGCTGACCCGCCTGGCCGTGCAGACCCGCACCGGTGACCGCTCCCGCCTGATGCTCGACATCTGCGGCTTCCGCGCCCAGCACAAGGAGAGCCTCGAGGACCTCGCGGCCGACGCCGTCGCCCAGGCCAAGTCCGGTGGCGCCCCCGTGCCGCTGCGCCCGATGAACCCCTTCGAGCGCAAGGTCGTCCACGACGTCGCCAAGCGCGAGGGCCTGCGTTCGGAGTCCGACGGTGACGGCAAGGACCGTCACGTCGTCATCTACCCGGCCTCCTGA
- the yidD gene encoding membrane protein insertion efficiency factor YidD: MPATMRSLARLPRRLLALPVRAYQVGISPYTPPACRFYPVCSQYGMDALRVHGAVKGTALTAWRILRCNPLTRGGPDPVPAPGMWSNPRRLRTPAR; the protein is encoded by the coding sequence ATGCCCGCGACGATGCGCTCCCTGGCCCGGCTCCCGCGGCGCCTGCTGGCCCTGCCGGTGCGGGCCTACCAGGTGGGGATCTCCCCGTACACCCCTCCCGCCTGCCGCTTCTACCCGGTGTGCTCCCAGTACGGCATGGACGCCCTGCGCGTCCACGGTGCCGTCAAGGGGACCGCGCTCACCGCCTGGCGCATCCTGCGCTGCAACCCGCTCACCCGAGGAGGACCCGACCCGGTCCCCGCCCCGGGGATGTGGAGCAATCCGCGTCGACTGCGGACCCCGGCCCGCTAG
- the rnpA gene encoding ribonuclease P protein component, protein MSTWSRHRLRTGDEFRAVTRRGVRSARSHVVVHLALLPEGPEAPRVGFVVSKKVGNAVVRNRVTRRMREIIRPRLTALPACSAVVVRALPGIDSQPFAQLETDLAGALDSAARKLERRNEERARPATSTAGEPSTGGPLTDEVGASTGKSER, encoded by the coding sequence GTGAGCACCTGGTCCCGTCACCGGCTCCGCACCGGCGACGAGTTCCGCGCCGTCACCCGCCGTGGCGTGCGCAGCGCCCGATCCCACGTGGTCGTGCACCTGGCCCTCCTGCCGGAGGGACCGGAGGCGCCCCGCGTGGGATTCGTCGTGTCCAAGAAGGTCGGTAACGCCGTGGTCCGCAACCGCGTGACCCGGCGCATGCGAGAGATCATCCGACCCCGCCTCACCGCGCTGCCTGCGTGCTCCGCCGTCGTGGTCAGGGCCCTGCCCGGCATCGACTCCCAGCCGTTCGCGCAGCTGGAGACGGATCTGGCGGGGGCACTCGACTCGGCCGCCCGCAAGCTCGAACGGCGCAACGAGGAGAGGGCCCGGCCCGCGACCTCGACGGCCGGCGAGCCCTCGACCGGCGGGCCCCTGACCGACGAGGTCGGGGCGAGCACCGGGAAGTCGGAGCGCTGA
- the rsmG gene encoding 16S rRNA (guanine(527)-N(7))-methyltransferase RsmG, translating to MTPVSTVPEELRSPAERVFGDRLALVERFTGMLAAEGPERGLIGPREVDRLWERHVLNCALLADAIDEVSAAGRPTATLADVGSGAGLPGVVIAIARPQLQVTLIETMQRRTTWLDEVNTELGLGMEVVRARAEELHKDRSFDLVTARAVAALDKLAKWTLPLVADGGTLLAMKGGSAGEEIEKAAPVLKRLGGTDARIGRYGDGEVEVPTTVVHVLRTPQATRKGGRRG from the coding sequence ATGACTCCCGTCTCCACAGTGCCCGAGGAGCTGCGCAGCCCGGCCGAGCGGGTCTTCGGTGACCGCCTGGCACTGGTCGAGCGATTCACCGGGATGCTCGCCGCCGAGGGGCCCGAACGCGGCCTCATCGGCCCGCGCGAGGTGGACCGTCTGTGGGAGCGGCACGTGCTGAACTGCGCCCTGCTGGCCGATGCGATCGACGAGGTCTCCGCGGCCGGCCGGCCCACCGCCACCCTGGCCGACGTGGGCTCCGGGGCAGGGCTGCCCGGTGTGGTGATCGCCATCGCTCGCCCGCAGCTGCAGGTCACGCTGATCGAGACCATGCAGCGCCGCACCACCTGGCTGGACGAGGTGAACACGGAACTGGGGCTGGGCATGGAAGTGGTGCGTGCCCGCGCCGAGGAGCTGCACAAGGACCGCTCCTTCGACCTGGTGACCGCACGGGCAGTGGCGGCGCTGGACAAGCTGGCTAAGTGGACCCTGCCGCTGGTGGCCGACGGCGGCACGCTGCTGGCCATGAAGGGCGGCTCGGCCGGCGAGGAGATCGAGAAGGCCGCCCCGGTGCTCAAGCGACTGGGTGGGACCGATGCCCGCATCGGCCGCTACGGGGACGGCGAGGTGGAGGTTCCCACTACAGTGGTCCACGTGCTCCGCACTCCCCAGGCGACCAGGAAGGGAGGCCGACGTGGCTGA